Part of the Syntrophus gentianae genome, ACGCAACCGTCACGACCATCGCACCGACCGGCACCATTTCGATCATTGCCAACGCCTCTTCCGGGGTGGAGCCGCTTTTTGCCGTCTCTTACGTCCGGCAGGTCATGGACAACGACATTCTGGTGGAAGTGCATCCCTATTTTGAAGCCGCCGCCAGACAGAGAGGCTTTTATTCGCCCGAATTGATGCAGCGCATCGCGGAAGAGGGAACCCTTCACGACATCGATGAAGTGCCGGAAGACCTTCGCAATCTTTTCGTCACGGCACACGACATATCACCGGAAGTGCATATCCGCATGCAGTCCGCCTTTCAGAAATACACCGACAATGCGGTGAGCAAGACGGTCAATTTTGCCAATGAGGCAACCCTTCAGGATGTCGCCCAGGTCTATGAACTGGCCTATAAGCTGGACTGCAAGGGCGTGACCATTTACCGCGACGGCTCTCGCGATCAACAGGTCTTGAGCAAAGGGAAAAAAGAGGAGCCGGTTTCGCCCGCGGTTCCGGAGCATGAAAAAACAACCACCAAACGCGAGCGGCCCAAGGTACTCAAAGGCTGGACCTACCAGATGCAGACCGGCTGCGGCCCCCTCTACATCACCGTTAATGAGGACAGCACCGGTCTCTTCGAGCTTTTCACCACCATGGGCAAGGCGGGCGGCTGCGCCGCCTCCCAGAGCGAGGCCATCGGGCGGATGGTGTCGCTGGCCTGGCGCAGCGGAGTTCAGGCACGGCAGGTTATCCGACAGCTTCAGGGCATTTCCTGCCATTCGCCATCAGGCTTTGGCGAAAACAAAATTCTGTCCTGCGCCGATGCCGTGGCCAAGGCGATTCAATCCCATCTGGCGGCCAACGGCGGCAAAGTGCAGGAAAAGCGCTTCTTTCTCAAAGGCGCTTGCCCGGAGTGCGGTGGCATCGTCGAGCACGAGGGCGGCTGTGCGGTATGCCACGTCTGCGGCTACAGTGAATGTGCGTAAGAACTTGTCTGAAGTCAGGGGGAAAACCGTTTTATCATCCGGAGAAAAGGGGGAAGCGGATATGAAAATCAAAAAAATGGATCATTTCTGTATTGCGGTGAAGGATCTCGATGCGGCCAGGAAGGTATGGGAACCTATATTGGGCAAAGAACCGGACGACACCTATGTGGATGAACCGGAGAAAATCCGCGTCGCCCGCTACTGGCTTGGCGGGGTGGGATTTGAACTGATGGAATCCACGGCCCCCGACGGCCCCGTGGCTCAGTGGATCGAGAAGCATGGGGAAGGAATCATGCTGATCGGCCTCAATGTGGAAAGCACACGGGAAGCCATTGCCGAGCTCGAGGCAAAAGGATACCCCTTTGTTGCCCCCCCCTCTCCGATTGCCGATGACATTACCGGAAAAGCCAGACCTTTCCGCGATTGCGAGTTTGCGCTGATGCATCCCCGGAAAACAAACGGCGTCATGGTTGAACTGATCGATTATAAATGGAAGGAACTCGAGTCCTTATAATCAGCTCATTCGCCGATAATCTTTACCAGTACCCGTTTCTCCCTGAGGCCGTCAAACTCGCCGTAAAAGATCTGTTCATACGGGCCGAGATCCAGGATCCCGTTCGTAATGGCAACCATGACCTCTCTTCCCATGACCTGCCTTTTCAAATGGGCGTCCCCGTTGGTTCCTCCCGTTTCGTTATGCCGATATTGTGTAATCGGTTCGTGGGGAGCCAGCCTCTCCAGCCACAGGGCAAAATCCTGAAGAAGGCCCCTTTCATCGCCATTGATGAAGACGGAGGCGGTGATATGCTTGGCGTTAACCAGGACGAACCCTTCTTTGATCTGACTTTCATCCACGCATTGTACAATCTGTTCCGTAATATTTAAAAAGCCCACTCTGCTCGGAATTTCAATCCACAACTCTTTTCGAAAGGATTTCATCATTTCACCTCATCCTTCAATAAAAAACTAAACCACCACAAGCATTAAGCCGGTGGTGGTTTAGTTTCCTCTATACAGCCCTTCCAGGCTGTACGATCCCTTTCTGCAATAAGAGAAGACTGCGGGCAATTCCTTCCCTAGGCTGCATGGGACTATTTGTTGGTTCTTCTTCTAACAAACCCCAGGCCCAGAAGGCCGCTGCCGAGCAGAAAAATGGCAGGAGGAATGGGAACAGCCGACATGGCAGAGTCAACCAGGAAATAGGTTTCCTGAATGCCTGAACCACCCGCATCCTGCAGTCTAACCCCATTGAAGCTTCCGTCAGCAACAAAACCAACAAACTGACCCTCATTGGTATTGGCAATAGACGTGACGAAGGTGTTATTATCATCAATGTACATATCGATTCCTGTTCCAGCGCCTCCCGGATTCTTCAGATCAAACCAGCCGCCCCAAGCCGTCATTCCCTGCGACAGATTGAAAACCTGATAGCTCGGCACATCTTGATCGACGATGTTCTCGTAGACACCGTAATGAATGGCTCCCGTATAACCTGTTTCGGTAATGCTGAGGCCGGGTTCTAAAGTCGCATCATCAAAATTCTCCACTACGAGTGTCGAAAGGTTGATGGCATTCAGCCAGCTGACGTAATTGGTATACACCGTAACGTTGTAGGCTTGCGCTCCTGCTGCAAAACTCATCACGAGCAGGAACATAAAAATTGAAGCAATCTTTTTCATCTTCTCATCTCCTTTATTGTTGGAGTTGTTATTCCACTGCTTTTTCATTGCCCGCAGTCTTTCCCTGTTTTAATAATTTCAGAATCTCCCTTCCTTCCGGTTTTATTCTTCCAGAACCTTTTCCTGCCGGCCATAATGAAGATCACCTCCGGGAAGCTGACACTATTGTCGATTCTGATACAGATCACATTCCTATGTTTTCAAAGATCCGATGGTGAATAATACGAATTGGCCCCTCAAAAATCAATACCGGAAAAGCCTTATTTTTTTCTAAGATTAAGCGGTAATTTCGACTTCCATAATATCTTATGGAAGTCGTGATATATGATGGATTGTTGAGTGGTACGAAAAAACACAGACTTGCCGGACACGAGGATGCTTTTGAGCGGCTCCCGTTATTCTGAGCCAAAGGTCAACGAGCGGCTATGCACCGGTTCTTTTCCAGTCCTTCTTGACCACCTCCAGCAATTCCTTTGAAAAATTG contains:
- a CDS encoding secondary thiamine-phosphate synthase enzyme YjbQ; the encoded protein is MKSFRKELWIEIPSRVGFLNITEQIVQCVDESQIKEGFVLVNAKHITASVFINGDERGLLQDFALWLERLAPHEPITQYRHNETGGTNGDAHLKRQVMGREVMVAITNGILDLGPYEQIFYGEFDGLREKRVLVKIIGE
- a CDS encoding VOC family protein, which gives rise to MKIKKMDHFCIAVKDLDAARKVWEPILGKEPDDTYVDEPEKIRVARYWLGGVGFELMESTAPDGPVAQWIEKHGEGIMLIGLNVESTREAIAELEAKGYPFVAPPSPIADDITGKARPFRDCEFALMHPRKTNGVMVELIDYKWKELESL